A segment of the uncultured Desulfobulbus sp. genome:
GCGGCGGCATGGGCTATGGGTGGATGGGCGAGTCGGGAGCGGGGCATTTCGTCAAGATGATCCACAACGGCATCGAATACGGCATGATGCAGGCTATTGCCGAGGGGTTGGAGATTCTCCGCCACGGACCGCTGCCGTTCAAGCTCGACCAGGTTACCTCGGTCTGGCGTAGGGGATCGATCATCTCCGGTCTGCTGATGGATATGACCTCCGACGCCCTGGCCCGGGAACCGGATTTGCAATCGCTCGAGGGGATTGTCGCCGCCTCCGGCGAGGCAAACTGGACCGTGGAGGAGGCGGTTCGGCAGGGCGTGGCTGCGCCTGTGATCGCCACAGCTCTTTTCACCCGGTTTAAATCCCAGGACAGGGAAAAATACGCGGAGAAGTCGCTGGCGGCCATGCGGCGAGAATTCGGAGGTCATGCCGTGGTGACCAGGGACAAGGGGTGAACCGTGGACAACCGAGACGGCTTCCTCTGTATCTTTGGCGCAACCGGAGACCTGGCCGCCAAGAAGATCTTTCCTGCCCTGCAACAGTGGAGTGAAGACGCGTTGCCCATGCGCCGCATCTGGTGTCTGGGACGTCGTTCCCTGGACACCGAACGGTATTTGGAATTTATCGAAGCCAGAGGGGGGATCCATCTGGGCGAGTCACTCCGAAGGCGGATTGAGTACCACCGGCTCGAATTCAGCGAAGCAGAGGCGTACCAGGCCCTGGCCGCCCGCATCGATAAGCAGGGCTTTGACCGGGACGCCCGACGGTTGTTTTTCCTGGCGGTCAAGCCGGAGGCCTTTGTGCCTGTTGCCCTCCAGTTGCATGGGGCCAACCTGTTGGTCAGTGGCCACCCCCAACACCGGCTGATGCTGGAAAAACCGTTTGGCGACAGTCTGCAGTCGGCTGTCGGCATTCAACAGCAACTCATGGAGTTGGTGAACGAAGAGCAGCTTTATAGGATCGATCATTACCTCGGCAAGGAGATGATTCGCAATATCCTGACCATCCGTTTTGCCAACCGCCTCTTCAGCGAGAGCTGGCACGGAGGCGCCATTGAGCGGATCGAAGTCACCAGCATCGAGACCGCCGGAGTTGAAGAACGCTTGGATTATTACGATCGTGCCGGAGCGATCAACGACATGGTTCAGAGTCATCTGCTGCAAATGGTGGCCTTGGTGGCCATGGCCGCGCCGGACGATCTTGCGCCGGAATCGATTCGCCGAGCCAAGATCGATATCCTCCAGCATCTGCGACCCGATCCCCAGGAAAGACAGGTGATCGGCCAGTATGCAGGATACTGCGAGCAGATGCCCGGCTCGACCACTGAGACAGCGGTCGAGGCCGTGCTCCGGATCGACAACCCTCAGTGGGCGGGAACCCGGTTCATTGTCCGGACCGGCAAAAAACTGGCGGAAAAACGGACCGAGATTCGCCTCCATTACCGGGCGATGCCGCTGTGCGTGAGCTGCAGTCAAACCGTCGAGGCTAAAGCCAACCAGTTGGTGATCGAGGTCTTTCCCAGCGAAGGCGTGCAGGTGCAGTTCAACTCCAAAACACCGGGATACGAGTATGAGATCGACCAGGTCATGGCCGAATACTGTCACAGTTGCAGGATGATTGGCAATAAACCAGAGGCATATGTCAAATTGCTCAAAGATGCCTGGGAGGGTGACAAGACCCTGTTTGCCAGCTTTGCCGAACTGCAGGTGCAGTGGCGTATTGCCGATGCCATCCGGTCGGCGGCCCACCGGAGAGATCTGGTGGTCTATGCCCCCGGCACCCCAGCCATCATTGCCTCAGGAGGTCAGCCATGCTAAATTGGATATCGTTGTCACTCCCCATCAAGGAAACAATGGCTGTGTATAAGAATCTGGAGGAAAAACGGCCGCGCATCGAGACCACCCGCAACTTTTCCCAGCATGGCATGCACGAAAGCACCCTGCATTTGCCCTTACACACCGGAACCCATATCGATTACCCGCTCCATGCCTTAGACGGCGGCAAACGCTCCAGCGATTACCAACTCTTCCCAATCGAGTTCACCGGACTGGTCGTCGACCTCTGCCCGCAGCCGCCTACAGCCATCACCCTCGACCTGGCACGAACCCTGTCTTTGGATTCCATCGACGCAGTGTTCTTCCGGACCCTGGAGCAACCGCTGGAGGCATTCGATCCCCTTTTTCCCGGAGTGACCGATGAGGCGGCCGCCTGGTTGTGTGAATATCCCCTGCTCTTTGTCGGCACCGATCAGCCGGGCATTGAACGGGCGCAACCAGGGCATCCGACCCATATTCGGTTGCTGAAAAAGGACATTCTGATCATCGAGGGGCTGAATCTTTCCCGGATGTCCGGTGGGGGGCGATTTCGGTGCAGGGCCTTCACCCTGGGCATCGAGGGGGTCGAAGCGGAACCCGTTCTGGTGTATGCCCAGACGATACAGTCATCCTGAGGGGAGTGAAAGGATGCGATCTCATGAAACCGCATCAGATCATGGCATTGGATTGGAGGAAACGCTACCAGTTCAGGAGTCAGCTCAAACCTTACCTGGGGCGGGGCAAAAATGGTGGCTATTTCAGTGGTTACCTGCTCAGCCTGCAATAACCTTCCATTATATTTCATAGGCTATTACCTTATCGTTTCCACACGAGAATTTTCAAACCTATAATCTCCAACACACGTTCCACCCCTGATCATATTGATCGGCAGGGCAAGGGTAATGGATAGAGGATATTTGCGTTACCGAGTGAGACGAGTATCATGGCCGTGAACGTGTTGACATTTTAGCAAAATAAAAGAATATTCATTTCATGTTTGAAGTTTTTCAAGCTCCGCCCCCCCTGCTTTAAGGGTGAATGCATCCTGCTTGGTCTGAATACAACACCGGCTTAAGCCATGAAGTCGATGGCCGAATGCCCCGCATAAAAAGGAAGGTGGACCATGAGTGAAACAGGCAACGGTCGTCATCTCATAGGACGACGAAAATTTCTGCAAATTCTGGCTGTTGCCGGTGCTGCCGGGGGCCTGTACGGGTACGGTGTGCTCCGGGCCGGGGGCCAAAACCAGGTTGTACGTCAAAGTCGGACCATGATGGGCACCCAAATCAATCTCATCGTCTACGGTCCGGATCAGGACCAGTGCCTCCAAGCGACCACAGCCACTTTTGCCCGCATGGAATTGCTGGAGAGTTTTTTTAGTCGATTTCAGCCTGAAAGCGCCCTGAGCCGGCTCAATGCAACAGGGCAGCTTGATGCGGCCCCCGATGATTTACTCCAGGTGCTGAGCCTGGCTGAGCACATCAGCCAGGTCTCCGATGGCGCCTTTGATGTCTCGGTTCTCCCCTTGCTGCGTCTCTATGCGCAACAGCAACTTCCCTCACAGGCACAGCTCACCCAGACTCTTCCCCTGGTTGATTATCGAAATATCAAACGCAATGGAAACAAGGTGCGTTTCACCCGACAGGGAATGGGAATTACCCTTGACGGCATCGCCAAAGGATATGTTGTCGATCAGGCGGTCGCCACTCTTAAACAATCCGGATTCAGCAACGTCTATGTCGAGGCGGGGGGTGATCTCATGGTTTCCGGCACGAAACCGGCCGACGCCCCCTGGCGAATCGGCATCCAGAACCCCCGAGCTGATTCGACCGAGTCCATGACCATCCTGTCGGTTAGATCCCCCTTGGCGATAGCCACTTCCGGAGACTACATGCAGCCCTTCTCGGATGATCTGCAAAACCATCATATTCTTGACCCGCGAAAAGGGATTTCACCACCGGATTTAGCCAGCGCGACCGTTACCGCCCCATCCGTTGCTCTGGCTGACAGCCTGGCAACCGCTTCCATGGTCCTGGGGCCCCAACGATCTATCGCTCTGCTGCAGCACTTTGACGACTGCGAAGGGCTGTTTATCGACAAGCAACTCAAACATTATAAAACCTCCGGATTTCAAGGCTGATATGCACATCGTCACCATTCGTCGCGGTCTCGACATTCCCATAACTGGAACCCCGGAACAACGGATAGGGAAGGGGCCTCCGGTAGAGGAGGTCGCCCTGATGGGCGACGACTATCCCGGCCTCAAACCGACCATGCTTGTCAAAGAAGGGGAACGGGTCAGGTTAGGGCAACCCCTTTTTTCTGATAAAAAAAATCAAGGTGTGCTGTTTACCGCACCTGCCGCCGGTAAGATCAAGGCCATTCATCGCGGCCCTAAACGTCGGTTCGAGTCCCTGGTCATTGCCGTTGACGGCGATGAGGCCGTTCATTTTTCCCCAGCCGCCACGCCGCTGTCTCCCCCGTCCCCTGAAGAGCTTCGTTCCCTGCTTTTGAACTCCGGTCTCTGGACCGCCTTTCGCACCCGCCCTTTCGGCAAGATTCCATATGCCGACGCCAAACCAAGTTCGCTTTTTATCGCCGCACTGGATACCGCGCCCCTGGCTGCCGACCCCACAGTCATTTTGGAGCACGATCCACATCACTTTCAAACCGGACTTGAATGCCTGCATCGTCTCCTTGGTGTGCCGATTCACCTCTGTATCCGGCCAGGTACCAATCTTGATAACCTCCTGATCCCAGGTGTTGAAGTGCATGGTTTTGTCGGCCCGCACCCGGCCGGGTTGCCTTCCACCCATATCCACTTTATCGATCCGGTGCATGCGCAGAAGCAGGTCTGGCATCTGGATGTTCAGGACGTCCAGGCCATCGGCCACCTGTGGAACACCGGCACCTTGCCCAAGAGCAGAATCATTGCTCTGTCCGGGCCGGGGATGAAAAAGCCTCGCCTGATCGACACGTTACCCGGTGCTTCGGTGGAACAACTCTGTCGCCATGAAGTGCAATCCCAGGGACAATGGCGCCTGCTGTCCGGTTCCGTGCTCGACGGTCGTGTTGCGGAGGGGACCATGGGATATCTCGGTCGCTATCACAGGCAGGTTGCCGTCCTGGGCGACGATGATGGCCGGAGCCTGTTTGGCTGGTTGGCGCCGGGGAGCGACCGTTTCTCGCAAACCGGTCTGTTCGCCTCCCGTTTCTCTCCTGGGAAAAGGTTCAACATGATCACTGCCGCCTGGGGGGGAAGGCGAGCGATTTATCCGTTGGGGGTGTACGAGAAAGTCATGCCCCTGGATATTATTGCCACGTCGTTATTAAAAAGCCTTGCGGTCGGCGATACTGAAAAATCCGCAGCCCTTGGCTGTCTGGAATTGATAGAGGAAGATCTCGCTCTGTGCAGTTTTGTCTGTCCCGGGAAAAATGAATTCGGACCGATGCTGCGTTCAGTGCTGAGCGCTATTGAGCAGGGCGAATAGCGATGAATCACCACCCATCAGATCAAATATCCAGAAGAGATGCGCCGCACAGTTTGGCCGTTCATCTCAAGGTGCGATATTTATGAAATTTCTTCGCGAGTTTTTTAACAGGCTGGAACCAAAGTTTGCCAAGGGGGGGCCTTGGCATCGGTGGCACGCCCTGTTTGAGGCCACGGACTCCTTTTTGTTTCATAGTCGGCGAGTTACGCGAATAGCCCCTCATGTTCGTGACGGGGTCGATTACAAGCGAATCATGATCACGGTGATCATCGCCCTGGTCCCCTGTGTCATCATGGCCCTCTGGAATACCGGTTATCAGGCCAACAGTGGCTTGCAGCAGCTTGGTCTGGATATTCCTCCCGGCTGGCGAGGGGCTATTATGCAGCTAGTTGGCTGCGATCCCCACAGCTTGTTTTCAAATATAGTGCATGGCTCACTCTATTTTCTGCCCATCTATGGAGTCACGGTTGTGGTGGGCAGCATCTGGGAAGGGTTGTTCAATCTCATCCGCGGTCACGAGATTTCCGAGGCCTTTCTGGTCACCAGCCTCCTCTTTCCCTTGACCCTGCCGGCAACGATTCCGCTTTGGCAGGTCGCCTTGGGGATCAGTTTCGGTATCATCTTTGCCAAGGAGGTTTTTGGTGGGGTCGGCCGCAACTTTATGAACCCGGCGTTGGTCTCTCGGGCGTTTCTCTATTTTGCCTATCCCATCGAGATTACCGGTGATGCCGTCTGGGTACCGGTGGATGGACTGACAAGCGCCACCCCGCTGGCCCATCTTGCCGCATCCCCGGCCGGATTCAATCCGTCTGAGCTCTCCGTCAGCTGGATGGATGCCTTTGTCGGCATCATGCCTGGCTCCATGGGGGAAACATCGACCCTGGCCTGCCTGCTTGGCGCGGCATTTTTACTCTTTACCGGGATCGCCTCCTGGCGTGTCATGGGGGCCATGCTTGTTGGCGGTCTGGCGGCTGTCCTGCTGTTGACCAATCTGCCGTCCCCGGCCAATGGCCTGCAAACGCTGCCTGCCCACTGGCATCTGGTACTTGGCGGCTTTGCCTTTGGTTTGGTGTTCATGGCAACGGATCCTGTGTCCGCTGCACAGACGCCAACAGGGCAATGGATGTACGGTTTGCTTATCGGCATCCTTGCCATTGTCATTCGCGCCGCCAATCCGGCTTTTCCCGAGGGGGTGATGTTGGCAATCTTGCTGGGTAATGTTTGTGCACCGCTGTTGGATCATTTTGTCATCCAGGCCAACATCAAGAGGAGGAGGCTGCGCCATGGCTGAAGAATCCTTAGCCAGACCCTTTTACACCGTCCTCGTTCTGGCTCTGGTCTGTTCAGCGCTTGTGGCCGGGACTGCCGTTGGATTGCGCCCCTTCCAGGAGGCCAATCGCAAAATTGACCAGCAAAAGAATATTCTCCGTGCGGCCGGACTCTTCAACCCGGATAAAGAGGTGGCGGATCAGTTCAATGCACTGATTGAAATACGTCTGGTCGATCTGGTTGCAGGCACATTCATCGATCAACAGCAGGAGGCCAATCTCAGTTTTGAAGAAAAGAGAACCCTTGAGCGCGATCAGGACCCGGCTGGTCTCTTCCAGGTCGAACGGTTCTCGCCTGTGTATCTGGTGCACCAGGATGGCCGTTTCCAGCAAATCATCCTGCCGGTACGCGGCAAGGGATTATGGTCGACCATGTATGCCTACGTGGCGGTGGACGCCGATTTGAAGACCATCCGTGGCATTAGTTTTTACGAACACGGTGAAACTCCCGGCCTTGGGGGCGAGATCGAAAATCCCAGGTGGCAAGCGAGTTGGCAGGGGAAAGAAATCTACGGTCCTCATCACAACGTTGCCCTGCGGGTGGTGAAGAGCGGTTCCGCAGATGGCGGTGGGGCGAGCCATCGTATCGACGGTATCTCAGGGGCGACCATGACCGGCAACGGTGTATCGGAGATGCTGCGGTTCTGGTTTGGCGAAAATGGATTTGGCGCATTTCTCCAGTGGCTGCAGCAACAGGGAGGACTCAATGAAAGATCGAAAACGTGATCTTCTGCTGCGTTCGATCATCGAGCGCAATCCGATTGCGCTGCTGGTGCTGGGCATCTGTTCGGCGCTGGCCGTCACCTCGCAGATGGAGACCGCCTTTGTCATGTCCATCTGCGTTACCCTGGTGGTTGCCTGCTCCAGCTGTATTATTTCTCTGGTGCGCGCCCAAATTCCCAATTCCGTCCGCATCGGCATTCAGATCACCGTGATAGCCACCCTGGTCATCCTGGTCGATCAGGTACTCAAGGCCTTTTATTTTGATCTGGCCAAGCAACTCTCCATCTACATTGGCTTGATCATCACCAACTGCATTGTCATGGGGCGAGCCGAAGGATTTGCCATGGCAAATCCGCCGTTCAATAGTTTCCTCGATGGTATCGGCAATGGTCTTGGCTATGGATTCGTGTTGATGACCGTCTCCTTTATTCGGGAGCTGTTGGGCTCGGGTTCGGTTTTCGGTTGGCAGGTTCTGCCTCTGACCACCAATGGCGGCTGGTATGTTCGCAATGGGCTCTTGCTTTTACCTGTGAGCGCTTTTTTTATCATCGCGCTGATTATCTGGGCGCTGCGAACCATTGATCCGGTGCAACAGGAGAAAGACTGATGGCTCATTATCTTGACATCATTATCCGCTCGCTGTTCATCGAAAACCTGCCTTTGAGTTTTTTTCTCGGCATGTGTACCTTTCTCGCCATCTCCAAAAAAGTGCAAAGCGCCGTTGGTCTTGGTGCGGCAGTCCTGGTCCTGATGGTGATTACGGTTCCGGTGAACAACCTCATCCTGGCCAATTTGCTTGAGGCAGGCGCCCTTTCCTGGGCGGGGCAGCCGGATCTCGACTTAAGTTTTCTTGGCCTGCTCACCTATATCGGCGTGATCGCGGCCATTGTCCAGATACTTGAAATGACGCTTGATCGTTTCATGCCCACCCTGTATGCGACCCTGGGTATTTTTTTACCGTTGTTGACCGTCAACTGCGCCATACTCGGTGGGAGCCTGTTCATGGTGGAGCGCAAATACAGTTTCTTGGAGAGTGTTGCCTATGGGGTGGGGGCGGGCGGCGGTTTTTTCCTTGCCGTCGTTCTGCTTGCCGGAATTCGTGAAAAACTGGAGTATGCCGATCCGCCTGCCGGCCTGCGTGGCCTGGGGATGACCTTTATCTGTGCCGGGCTTATGGCCCTTGCCTTCATGGGCTTGGGCGGTTTTTAGGTAAGCGGAATGGGGATGGTGGTTGTTAAGGGCGGCATTGGAATAATAGAGGAGATGGCGAAATGACGGAAATTATCGGTGCAGTCCTGATCTTTCTGGCCATCCAGCTGGTTTTGGTCTCTTTGATTGTGACGGCGAAACGGTTGTTACTTCCCCGTGGTGAGGTCATTATCACCGTGAATGAGGAAAAAGAACTGCAGGTGCAACCCGGGGGCAAACTGCTGACATCCTTGGCGCAACAGGGGATCTTCCTCTCCTCTGCCTGCGGTGGCGGTGGGAGCTGCGGGCAATGCCGTTGCCTGGTTGAGGAAGGCGGCGGGGCTATTCTGCCCACGGAGCAGGGGCAGATCAAACCAGCCGATGCCAGAAGGGGCATGCGTCTTTCCTGCCAGGTTCCGGTTAAACGCGATCTCAAAATCCAGGTTCCTCCGGAGATGCTGGAGACCCGTAAATGGCACTGCCGGGTCCGTTCCAATCACAACGTTGCAACCTTTATCAAGGAACTGGTTCTGGAATTACCGCCAGGTGAAGAAGTCAAATTCAAACCCGGTGGTTATATCCAGGTGGAAGTACCGCCGCATGCGTTGGACTACAAGAGTTTTGACATCGACGAAAAATTTCTCGGTGACTGGACAAAATTCAAAATGTTCCAGTATCAGTCCCGCGTGCATCAACCGGTCAGTCGAGCCTATTCCATGGCCAACTATCCCGGTGAGAAAGGTATCATCAAACTCAACGTCCGCATCGCCAGTCCACCGCCGCGTGGGCCGCTGGGTATTCCACCAGGTCAGGCATCCTCCTACATCTTCAAACTCAAGGAAGGGGATGAGGTGACCATTGCCGGGCCCTTTGGTGACTTCTTCATCGAGGAAAGCGATTCAGAGATGATCTATATCGGTGGCGGCGCAGGCATGGCGCCTCTGCGCAGCCACATCTTTGAACTGTTTAAAGCGCGCAACACCCAGCGGCGGGTTTCGTTTTGGTACGGGGGGCGGAGCGTCCAGGAATTGTTCTATACAGAGGAATTCGAGGCTCTGGCCGAAGAGCATGACAACTTTACCTTCCATCTTGCCCTCTCTGAACCGCAGCCCGAGGACAACTGGCAGGGATTAACCGGATTTATTCATCAGGTTCTCTTTGAGAATTATCTCAAACATCATCCTGCGCCGGAAGATGTCAATTACTACATGTGTGGCCCGCCCGTGATGACCAAGGCGGTACTTGATATGCTTGATAATCTTGGCGTGGAGTCCTCCAATATTCATTACGACGATTTTGGAGGGTAGGGACTATGTTGCGGTTCCTGCTTCTATTTACCATTACCTTTTGCACCATGGTCGTCTTTTGCTGTTTGCTTATCTTCTCTCGTTGGCGTAGCCGCCGCAGGCCCCATGTTAGAGGCGGAGGATGTCACGACACCGGAAGTCGTGGTTGCTGTAGCTGCGCGCAAACCGCATCCCGTGTCTCGAATCGCTCACACCTGCCGATGTATCGTTCTGAATGATTTTGCACAGAAAACGCTTATTGACGGTGAGCGCAGACAGCAAATATATCCATGCGTGTTGGAGACAAAAAAAATCCCTGCCAGGCGAACCCGGCAGGGAGGAAAACAACAACAGAGCATTCTACCAATTGTCTTTGCCTATTATATCACTCACATCCACACAACGGTTGGATTCTTCCTCGGTTAAATCCTCTTTCTTTTTGATAACTTTGATATCGTTGAACTGGCAGGCGTATTCCTTCCCGTCCTTATCCCGAATCCAGACCATCTCTTCATACCCAAGACCGGTTTTGCCCTCATGCGAATCTTTTACCTTGTCGCTCATCTTGCTCTCCTTAGGCATTTGATTAACCAACTTTAGTTATACAATGTTAAATATAAATACAATGTTGCAGGATTGGCAACCTTGGAACCCCCTTTTTAAGGGTTGAACAGGAAAATTTTAATTGAAAGCACTGGTTTCTCATAAAAATGAAGAAAAGGAGGCTCGGAGAGCTGCTTGATGGTACTTTTTTTTTGAAAAGAACAAAACCAAGGAGATTCGAGCAATGGCCTATAACGATACCTTCCTCAAGCAATTGCTCACACTTGTCCCGACATATGGATTTGACTCACAGGCTCAAATGTATCACGTGGGACAGAAATCGTTGACGCAAACCGGTGGTGTCCAGGTACTGTTCATAGGCGAGCGTGGTGGTGCCGATTCCACGCGGTACCGGTAGGCCCGCACTCGCCAAACGGCCAAGAGCTGAAGCCTTGCCAACAACCAGGGGCACGTCACAGGCGGACAATGCCGTCAGATCGATGCAGAGCGAGTTCATGGCGCTCAATGAAACTCCATGACATTCTGAAAGTGCGTGACTAGGTAGATACGGTCAATCTGAACCTGAAACAGCGCGCAGGTAGGCGAGGCGACAAAATCGGCCAGGTGCGGATGCCTGGATAAATAAACCATCAACCCTTCTTCGCGAGCTTTACCCTCGATTTCATGTGTTGAACCGAGAAGCGTTGCGGCAACGGCCTGCCCGAAATCAGACACCTGGTTGGTTCGATTATCCAGAAGAAGAGATACTCGAGGATTCCTGGTGAGATTTGCCCATTTGCGAGTGGCACGGGGAGTCGCAAAATAGAGGCGACGCAGGTCATCCGTGACTGCAACGGCCATCAGATTCACATACGGATGGGAACCGGCGGCGGTGGCCAGGACCGCCAGGGGTTGAGTGCGGCAGAGTTCCTGGAGGACGGAGAGTTGTTCGGCGGGAATGTTCATGCCAAATGTCGTTCCTTTTCAAGGATGTTCTTGATTCGTTGAGCTGCCATTCTGCAAACAAAAAGATAGGGTGCCGCCAGTACCGGCACCTCAAAGACCACCTTGCAGAGACTGGGCCCAAGAGAGAGCACGCGGTGACCAGTTGCAGGAATACCGGCCACCTGCCAGTGCCAGTATTGACCGGCAGTGAACTGCATGATCTCAAAGGAGAACCACGTACCGAAGGCGGTTTTCACACGGCCGGTACTCCCGAGAACAATGTAGCGATCAGTGCAATCAACTCGGGCCACTGATGGACCCCACTCAGGCCACCTATGGGTGTCGATCAGCAGTTCCCAGGCTGCAGAAACAGGAGTCTTGATTGCAACAGCGGTTGCTAATGGTTCCATTAGACTCCTAGTGCCATTGCCAACGAGATCGTGAGAGGTATCGCTTCAAGCGATGCCTGCTGAGGGATGTCGGAAATAGTAGAACCTCAGCAAGGGAACCTAAAAAGAGAGCGGCAAAGAGGGCGTTAATATGATCCAGCTGCACGCTCCTATTGCTTATAGAAAGTGATCAGGACTTCGCCCAGTTTAAACCCAAACTTGGAAAAGACAGCCCGGTTCATCATGATTGTATCGTTCAGTTGCCACATCCAATCGTCAAAGTGCACGTGATACACCTTGTTGTCAATAGGAAGGACAAGCACATATTTCCAGTTTAACGCATTGCCTGCTGCTGTGCCGACAGCCTCGCCGACGACGTCGGCAGCGGTTCCGCTATAACGATCATTTTGTTTTTTGATCGTCCATACTCGGCGTTCTTTTTTGCCGTCAGCGTAGGTGAAATTTTCATCAAGGGTTCCTGTGTCGCCTTGCCAACTGCACTGCATATCGACCGTCATGCGGCGAATGACCTTTCCTGATCGATCCTGGACTATACCATAGGCAACAATATGCCCATTAAAGTATGCCTGCATATCGAATTGAGGTTCCTGGTTTGCATAGTCAGAAATAGTTACCGGAGTGCAACTCGTTGTTAACAGTGCAATGACAACACAAAAAAAATACGAAAATACTTGAAAATAGAAGGGCATGGCCATTGTCAATTTTCCATGGTTATTCAGCTTTCACCTATCAGTCGACTGCGCATTTCCAGGTCGATGGGATCTTTACCCAGCCATATGCCAAAATATGCTGCGGCAAAATCTGCACCTTCGATGGTGATGAGTGGCTGGCCATTGAAGCTCAGCTCTGTCCCTTGGCCGGGAGCGTAGGTCAGGGCATATCGATCGCCAGGCTGAACATCACGATATACTGCGTTGAGCTGGTCGATGCGGTCGCGCAAACGGGCAAGAGCCTTGGGGCTGTTGTTCCTTTCCAAAACAGCTTCTGCCCCTTTGCCAAAATCTGGTCCGGCTATGGATACGAGGTAACTTATTTCAAGACGCTTGGGAATATCGGCCAAGGCATCATTGGGCGCACTGTTGTCAGGGAGGTAAAGAGCCGCCACATAGACCTTGAAAATTTTCAACCAGCGCAGAAGGGCTGCACCTCGAATTGGGGTCTGCTTGTTGTCAATGCGGACACTCTCTTGGAACGTTACACCCTCGAGGGTCAACGCCGCGGCGTTCATTGGTTGAAACAACAGGAGGGAAAAAAGGAGTGCTTTGGCGATGAGATGCAGAGAAACGTGGAAGGCTGACATGGGTGCTCCTCCTCAAAAAT
Coding sequences within it:
- a CDS encoding chalcone isomerase family protein — encoded protein: MNAAALTLEGVTFQESVRIDNKQTPIRGAALLRWLKIFKVYVAALYLPDNSAPNDALADIPKRLEISYLVSIAGPDFGKGAEAVLERNNSPKALARLRDRIDQLNAVYRDVQPGDRYALTYAPGQGTELSFNGQPLITIEGADFAAAYFGIWLGKDPIDLEMRSRLIGES
- a CDS encoding pyridoxamine 5'-phosphate oxidase family protein, giving the protein MNIPAEQLSVLQELCRTQPLAVLATAAGSHPYVNLMAVAVTDDLRRLYFATPRATRKWANLTRNPRVSLLLDNRTNQVSDFGQAVAATLLGSTHEIEGKAREEGLMVYLSRHPHLADFVASPTCALFQVQIDRIYLVTHFQNVMEFH
- a CDS encoding DUF3833 domain-containing protein yields the protein MAMPFYFQVFSYFFCVVIALLTTSCTPVTISDYANQEPQFDMQAYFNGHIVAYGIVQDRSGKVIRRMTVDMQCSWQGDTGTLDENFTYADGKKERRVWTIKKQNDRYSGTAADVVGEAVGTAAGNALNWKYVLVLPIDNKVYHVHFDDWMWQLNDTIMMNRAVFSKFGFKLGEVLITFYKQ
- the nqrF gene encoding NADH:ubiquinone reductase (Na(+)-transporting) subunit F gives rise to the protein MTEIIGAVLIFLAIQLVLVSLIVTAKRLLLPRGEVIITVNEEKELQVQPGGKLLTSLAQQGIFLSSACGGGGSCGQCRCLVEEGGGAILPTEQGQIKPADARRGMRLSCQVPVKRDLKIQVPPEMLETRKWHCRVRSNHNVATFIKELVLELPPGEEVKFKPGGYIQVEVPPHALDYKSFDIDEKFLGDWTKFKMFQYQSRVHQPVSRAYSMANYPGEKGIIKLNVRIASPPPRGPLGIPPGQASSYIFKLKEGDEVTIAGPFGDFFIEESDSEMIYIGGGAGMAPLRSHIFELFKARNTQRRVSFWYGGRSVQELFYTEEFEALAEEHDNFTFHLALSEPQPEDNWQGLTGFIHQVLFENYLKHHPAPEDVNYYMCGPPVMTKAVLDMLDNLGVESSNIHYDDFGG
- the nqrE gene encoding NADH:ubiquinone reductase (Na(+)-transporting) subunit E; translated protein: MAHYLDIIIRSLFIENLPLSFFLGMCTFLAISKKVQSAVGLGAAVLVLMVITVPVNNLILANLLEAGALSWAGQPDLDLSFLGLLTYIGVIAAIVQILEMTLDRFMPTLYATLGIFLPLLTVNCAILGGSLFMVERKYSFLESVAYGVGAGGGFFLAVVLLAGIREKLEYADPPAGLRGLGMTFICAGLMALAFMGLGGF